The following coding sequences are from one Lactiplantibacillus paraplantarum window:
- a CDS encoding IS30 family transposase, giving the protein MSTTILSFQNRVVIETLHNEGRSLRYIANYLGFSKTTIFNELHRLNSEYQAGLAQTDFERKVSQRGRKSSLTKKLKHLIEGKIQVQKWSPEQVAHVVGIAYKTVYNWIDQGWLDIQLTDLPDHGIRRHRAKEKRGTFNHGRSIEDRPHKVETRQEFGHFEADTVLSGKRKGQAVATFVERKSRLTIVKRLHGRDSQSMTQAVLELASQLQDKLKTLTVDHGKEFANYQTIERRTGTQVYFAHAYSPHERGSNENRNRVLRRFIPKGQAIEELSDHQLVQINWYLNSRPLKCLNWHTPIEIFLLNLRH; this is encoded by the coding sequence ATGAGCACCACTATTTTATCATTCCAGAACCGTGTTGTCATTGAAACGCTTCATAATGAAGGACGTTCCTTGCGATACATCGCTAACTACTTAGGCTTTAGTAAGACCACCATCTTTAACGAACTTCACCGGCTAAATAGTGAGTACCAGGCTGGGCTAGCGCAAACTGACTTTGAACGAAAGGTTAGTCAACGGGGGCGGAAGTCTTCGCTCACTAAAAAACTTAAACACTTGATCGAGGGAAAGATTCAAGTCCAGAAGTGGTCCCCTGAACAAGTTGCCCATGTGGTGGGGATTGCCTACAAGACGGTCTATAACTGGATTGATCAAGGATGGCTTGATATACAGTTGACCGATTTGCCTGATCATGGAATTCGTCGTCATCGTGCTAAAGAAAAGCGTGGTACGTTCAATCACGGCCGCTCCATTGAGGATCGGCCTCATAAAGTCGAAACTCGCCAGGAATTCGGCCACTTTGAAGCTGATACCGTACTTTCTGGTAAACGTAAAGGTCAAGCTGTGGCTACTTTTGTGGAGCGTAAGAGTCGCCTGACAATTGTTAAACGGCTCCATGGTCGCGACAGTCAGTCCATGACTCAAGCCGTACTTGAACTAGCTAGTCAACTTCAAGACAAGCTCAAGACGCTTACCGTAGATCATGGTAAAGAGTTCGCTAACTATCAGACAATTGAACGGCGAACTGGTACACAGGTTTATTTTGCCCATGCCTATTCACCGCATGAAAGAGGCAGTAATGAGAACCGTAACCGAGTTTTGCGGCGCTTTATTCCCAAAGGCCAAGCCATTGAAGAACTAAGTGATCACCAATTGGTTCAAATTAATTGGTATTTGAATTCACGGCCACTTAAATGTCTTAATTGGCATACACCAATCGAGATCTTCTTGCTTAATTTACGTCATTAA
- a CDS encoding heavy metal translocating P-type ATPase, producing the protein MRHYYKLTLTVSVGIIALILQFGFHQQLAAQLIITLWGSVMALSMLVEMVKTLRSGKYGVDLLAITAIVATLAVSEYWAGLVVLIMLTGGDSLEDYAAKRANTELKALLDNSPRTAHRIQNEQLTDIAVEDAVVGDQLVVKPGELVPVDGHLIDGTAMFDESSLTGESKPVEKAVGDDLMSGAVNGDSAVTMIVDKLAADSQYQQLVKLVKESESRPAKFVRLADRYAVPFTLVAYVIAGIAWLISGDPHRFAEVLVVASPCPLILAAPVALVSGMSRTSRNGIVVKTGDMLEKMSTAKSAAFDKTGTITSGQLTVNDIVPQAGFTPDQILHLAASAEQNSSHILARSLVKFANDQPLSPVADLEEVTGNGVTATVDNAVVKVGKLKFVDPATTTAPLAQTAIYVAVDGRYAGYVTFIDNVRPEAAATLQALHAEGVKNVMMLTGDQQAIADNIAEAVGIDTVAADLLPADKIKHLKAVTKDERPVIMVGDGVNDAPSLAVADVGIAMGAHGSTAASESADVVILKDDLSRVVTAIQIAKDTMQVAKQAVWIGIAICTILMLIASTGIIPALFGAMLQEVVDTVSILWALRALRDRPNSNVKPLKPTTVHQN; encoded by the coding sequence ATGCGCCATTATTATAAACTCACGTTAACGGTCAGTGTCGGGATCATTGCGCTAATTCTTCAGTTTGGCTTTCACCAACAGCTGGCTGCCCAGCTGATTATTACGTTGTGGGGCTCCGTTATGGCCCTATCAATGCTGGTTGAGATGGTCAAAACGTTACGGTCCGGTAAGTACGGCGTCGACCTACTTGCAATCACTGCCATCGTCGCCACCCTGGCTGTCAGCGAGTATTGGGCCGGCCTAGTGGTCCTAATCATGCTGACCGGTGGGGATTCTTTGGAGGACTACGCTGCTAAGCGTGCCAACACCGAATTAAAGGCTTTGCTCGATAATTCACCACGGACCGCACACCGCATTCAGAACGAACAGTTAACCGATATTGCGGTCGAAGACGCGGTCGTGGGGGATCAGTTAGTGGTTAAGCCTGGCGAACTGGTGCCCGTCGATGGTCACTTGATCGATGGCACTGCCATGTTTGACGAATCTTCACTGACTGGGGAATCCAAGCCGGTTGAAAAAGCCGTCGGTGATGATTTAATGTCCGGAGCGGTCAACGGCGATAGTGCCGTTACGATGATCGTTGACAAGCTCGCCGCCGATAGCCAGTACCAGCAACTGGTCAAGTTGGTGAAAGAATCTGAATCACGCCCCGCCAAGTTCGTACGGTTAGCCGATCGGTACGCGGTTCCGTTTACCTTAGTTGCGTACGTGATTGCGGGCATCGCTTGGCTCATCAGCGGTGATCCGCACCGGTTCGCCGAAGTTCTGGTCGTAGCTTCACCGTGTCCATTAATTCTGGCCGCACCAGTCGCCCTCGTCTCAGGCATGAGTCGCACTAGCCGGAACGGGATCGTCGTTAAAACTGGTGACATGCTTGAAAAAATGTCGACTGCCAAATCGGCCGCCTTTGATAAGACCGGAACGATCACTAGCGGCCAACTAACCGTGAATGACATCGTTCCCCAGGCTGGTTTTACCCCAGATCAGATTTTACACTTGGCCGCCAGTGCCGAACAAAATTCCAGCCACATTTTAGCCCGTTCCTTAGTTAAATTTGCCAACGACCAACCCCTCAGCCCCGTCGCCGACCTCGAAGAAGTCACCGGTAACGGGGTCACCGCCACGGTCGACAACGCCGTCGTTAAAGTCGGGAAGCTAAAATTCGTCGATCCAGCAACCACGACGGCACCACTCGCACAAACGGCGATTTACGTCGCCGTTGATGGCCGTTACGCCGGCTACGTGACCTTTATCGACAACGTTCGGCCAGAAGCCGCTGCCACGTTACAAGCCCTGCACGCTGAAGGCGTTAAAAACGTGATGATGCTGACCGGGGACCAACAAGCGATTGCCGACAACATTGCCGAAGCCGTCGGAATCGATACGGTGGCTGCCGATTTACTTCCGGCGGACAAGATCAAGCACTTAAAGGCCGTTACTAAGGATGAACGTCCGGTTATCATGGTCGGCGACGGGGTCAACGACGCCCCATCACTGGCCGTGGCGGACGTCGGCATCGCCATGGGGGCGCACGGTTCCACCGCGGCCAGTGAATCGGCCGACGTCGTGATTTTAAAGGACGACCTCAGCCGCGTGGTCACCGCGATTCAAATTGCCAAAGACACCATGCAAGTGGCTAAGCAGGCCGTTTGGATTGGGATCGCCATCTGTACGATTCTAATGCTGATTGCCAGTACCGGGATCATCCCGGCCCTCTTCGGCGCAATGCTTCAAGAAGTCGTTGACACGGTTTCGATTCTTTGGGCACTCCGAGCTTTACGTGACCGCCCAAATTCCAACGTTAAACCGCTCAAACCAACGACCGTACACCAAAACTAA
- a CDS encoding IS30-like element ISLpl1 family transposase, whose product MSSITYSERIKIEIFCELGLSNIQMGVRLNRSPSTISYELSRCQPYQAELAQTDAEYKRSRCGRKTKLSDELKQKILNHLRLSWSPGMIAHEFKLATKSIYNWLNQGRIGFSLNDLPEHGVRQRRNVDQRSKYNQSLGRSIEQRPMMINQRNRIGDFELDTVVGPRGHSKAVLLTLIDRKSRFLWAYRLKDRTTATVNEALTKFLTTFNGPVHSFTVDRGTEFSGLVSLESQYGIKTYYCHAYTPAERGSNERFNRNLRYFYPKGTRFEHISAQDLTTTLLQINQRPLKILDWQTPYQVMLTNLSKNSD is encoded by the coding sequence TTGTCTAGTATAACCTATTCCGAACGAATTAAAATCGAAATCTTTTGTGAACTAGGGCTGTCCAATATCCAAATGGGCGTTCGGCTGAACCGATCACCGTCAACAATTTCTTATGAATTATCTCGATGTCAACCTTATCAGGCTGAATTAGCACAAACAGATGCCGAATACAAGCGATCACGATGTGGTCGGAAAACTAAGCTGAGCGATGAGTTAAAGCAAAAAATTCTCAACCATTTACGTCTAAGCTGGTCACCAGGAATGATTGCTCACGAATTTAAACTAGCTACTAAATCTATTTATAATTGGCTAAATCAGGGGAGAATTGGTTTCTCCTTGAATGATCTACCTGAACATGGCGTACGCCAACGGCGTAACGTTGACCAACGATCCAAATATAATCAATCTTTGGGGCGATCAATTGAACAGCGTCCCATGATGATTAATCAACGTAATCGCATCGGCGATTTTGAACTAGATACAGTCGTTGGTCCTCGTGGGCATAGTAAGGCAGTTTTATTAACTTTAATCGATCGAAAATCACGGTTCCTTTGGGCATACCGGTTAAAAGATCGGACGACAGCGACTGTTAATGAAGCACTAACTAAGTTCCTAACCACTTTTAATGGTCCGGTGCACAGCTTTACTGTGGACCGTGGCACTGAGTTTAGTGGGCTAGTATCACTTGAATCACAATATGGTATTAAGACCTATTACTGCCATGCTTATACGCCAGCTGAACGTGGTAGTAATGAACGCTTTAATCGGAATTTACGTTATTTTTATCCTAAAGGGACTCGTTTTGAGCACATTAGTGCTCAAGATTTAACGACGACGTTACTCCAAATTAACCAGCGACCGCTTAAAATACTCGACTGGCAAACACCGTATCAGGTTATGCTGACAAATTTGTCCAAAAATTCGGATTAA
- a CDS encoding putative holin-like toxin — protein sequence MLAFGTFIVALIALIVELIKSQQKK from the coding sequence ATGCTGGCTTTCGGTACTTTTATCGTGGCCTTAATCGCATTAATTGTTGAGCTGATCAAAAGTCAGCAAAAAAAATAA